One genomic window of Solanum dulcamara chromosome 12, daSolDulc1.2, whole genome shotgun sequence includes the following:
- the LOC129875861 gene encoding uncharacterized protein LOC129875861 has translation MISPMIQKNIVSACKIETVKAIIEGLNGDYFALLVDESFDVSRKEQMAIVFWYIDKKEFVMDRLIDIVYVQDTSASSQKEAIVNLLAQHSLSPSSVRGQCYYGASNMQGEINGLKMLIRQESRSAHSIHCFAHQLQLTLVGVSKQYVEVGKLVVLVSNILNVLECSFKRMDELRDSQKETIKEALYMGELTTGRGLNQQLGLSRACDTRWGSHYKFFNKFFIMFGSILDVLESLALDARNLDERAKAMGHLEACRTYEVVFMLHLMRNVLEITNELNKCLQKRSKILQMPCYLLK, from the coding sequence ATGATTTCTCCAatgattcaaaaaaatattgtgaGTGCATGTAAAATAGAGACCGTTAAAGCTATTATTGAGGGATTAAATGGTGATTACTTTGCCTTGCTAGTTGATGAATCCTTTGATGTGTCACGCAAGGAGCAAATGGCTATTGTATTTTGGTATATTGATAAAAAGGAATTTGTGATGGATCGACTTATTGACATTGTTTATGTTCAAGATACTAGTGCTTCATCTCAAAAGGAGGCAATTGTTAATTTACTTGCTCAACATTCTTTGAGTCCATCAAGTGTGCGTGGACAATGTTATTATGGGGCAAGCAATATGCAAGGTGAGATCAATGGCCTTAAAATGCTGATTAGGCAAGAAAGTAGATCGGCTCATTCCATCCATTGTTTTGCTCATCAACTTCAACTAACTCTTGTTGGGGTCTCTAAACAGTATGTTGAAGTGGGAAAACTTGTAGTATTAgtctcaaatattttaaatgtattgGAATGTTCTTTTAAACGTATGGATGAATTACGTGATTCTCAAAAAGAAACAATTAAAGAGGCATTATATATGGGTGAACTTACAACCGGTAGGGGCTTGAATCAACAACTTGGTCTTTCAAGAGCTTGTGACACTCGTTGGGGATCTCATTACAAATTCTTTAATAagttttttattatgtttggcTCTATTCTTGATGTCCTTGAATCACTTGCTCTTGATGCACGAAATTTGGATGAAAGAGCTAAGGCAATGGGACATCTTGAAGCTTGCCGAACATACGAGGTTGTGTTCATGTTGCATTTGATGAGAAATGTCTTAGAAATTACAAATGAGCTTAATAAATGCTTACAAAAAAGGAGCAAGATATTGCAAATGCCATGCTACTTGTTGAAGTAG